ATGTAAATATTTGTTTTCAGATTGTAATTTTGTAAACTGAGAGCAATATTTACTTGGTTTAATATATAAAGACTTAAATACTCGATAAAACAAATAATTACTTGTTTAATTATCTTATATGGTGATTGCGGATAATCTTTAGGTTTTGGATTGTTAGGACAATATATTTATTATAAAGAAATTTAATATAATATATTAATTATTGTATAAAGGTGTTTTTATGCATGATAGAATTAAAATAGCCAAGGAGTTTGCAGATACCATCAAATCAGATGATATTAAACTAATAATGCTGTTCGGTTCTGTTGCCCGTGGAGACGACAGTGAAGAATCAGATATTGACATTTTAATTGTATCTCCAATTGCAGATAAAATCAAACCTGAAATCCATAAAATCGCTATGGATATAATTTTAGAAAAAGATGAAGTTATATCTCCAAGATTAATGACTGAAGATGAATTCAAAAAAGTAGAAGATTATCCATTCTTAAGTAACGTACTTAAAGAAGGTGTAGTGATTGGATAATCCACAAGATGCAATTAATGTTGGAAAAAGTCAGTTAATCTCAAGTAAAATGTTATTTGAAGGCGGACAATACAGGGACTCCATCACCATGTCCTATTATGCAATGTATTCCTCTGCTTTGGCATTATTGCTTAAAAAGAGCATTTCTCCAAAAACTCATGAAGGAACCTTAAGACAACTTGCCAAAGAATACGTCAAAACAGGACTGCTTAGTAAGGAAACCTATGGGTACCTTTATGATGCCCGTGAAACTAGAAACGATTCTAGTTACGGTTATTCAAAAACTTTTACAGAAGATGCTGAAAAACTTATTTTACAGGCTGAAAAATTCATTAATGAAGTGGAAACTTTATTATGATTTTTTTAAAAAAGGAGAGGCTAAGAAAATATTATTTAAAATAATATTTTCTTTTGATTTATAGTATAATATCATATTTTAGAAAATTAGGGTCAACTTTGTAACCTAATTTTCGAAGTTCAATAGCTATGTCTTTTCTAATGATTTCAAACTCTTTTTCACTTTCGGTATTCA
This portion of the uncultured Methanobrevibacter sp. genome encodes:
- a CDS encoding HEPN domain-containing protein; this translates as MDNPQDAINVGKSQLISSKMLFEGGQYRDSITMSYYAMYSSALALLLKKSISPKTHEGTLRQLAKEYVKTGLLSKETYGYLYDARETRNDSSYGYSKTFTEDAEKLILQAEKFINEVETLL
- a CDS encoding nucleotidyltransferase domain-containing protein produces the protein MHDRIKIAKEFADTIKSDDIKLIMLFGSVARGDDSEESDIDILIVSPIADKIKPEIHKIAMDIILEKDEVISPRLMTEDEFKKVEDYPFLSNVLKEGVVIG